Proteins encoded within one genomic window of Aquarana catesbeiana isolate 2022-GZ linkage group LG03, ASM4218655v1, whole genome shotgun sequence:
- the LOC141133481 gene encoding galactose-3-O-sulfotransferase 4-like — protein MRLGQVCRIQVMGFGLVVLMAIGLTIQLLGIHFPKRTSQSSTLRVLSSLPPSLPRTCQPKRHIVFLKTHKTAGSTILNLLHRYGDKHGLFFALPIKYQFNYPNLFHSRRVKGINSPNRPQYDVLCHHMRFNLPEVRKVMPTDSFYFTILRDPATMAESSFSYYRSVSSAFKKAPHFKAFISHPSHYYREGERSNHYARNLLWFDLGFNPNAPFTVTLARAGARAVEGTFNLVLLAEYFDESMVLLKEELCWDLDDVVTFKLNIRGSSRPLEPEEVKKLRAWNTLDWYLYEYFNRTFWDKVERFGKEKMDNEVMRLRERRQQLGELCLEDLQPVRAEDIKEDAIKPFQFGQEKILGWAIRKDLEPYIRSRCVQMVTPELQYKDLLDARQFPAGSQNGTQTIVTPARVAVR, from the exons GACCTCTCAGAGCTCCACCCTTCGTGTCTTATCTTCTCTGCCTCCATCTCTTCCACGGACTTGTCAGCCTAAGAGGCACATTGTGTTCCTGAAGACTCACAAGACGGCTGGAAGCACCATACTGAACCTCCTGCACCGATATGGGGACAAACATGGGTTATTCTTTGCTTTGCCAATCAAGTATCAGTTCAACTACCCAAATCTCTTCCACTCTCGCCGGGTGAAAGGCATCAACTCCCCAAACAGGCCTCAGTACGACGTCCTCTGTCACCATATGCGCTTCAACCTCCCAGAG gtTCGGAAGGTTATGCCTACAGACTCCTTCTACTTCACGATCCTCCGAGATCCAGCAACCATGGCCGAGTCTTCTTTCTCCTACTATCGTTCTGTATCTTCAGCCTTCAAGAAGGCACCTCATTTCAAAGCTTTTATTTCCCATCCATCACATTACTATCGAGAAGGAGAGCGATCCAACCACTATGCTCGCAACCTCTTATGGTTTGACTTGGGGTTTAATCCCAATGCTCCTTTTACAGTGACTCTGGCAAGAGCTGGAGCACGGGCCGTGGAGGGGACATTCAACTTGGTTCTACTGGCAGAATATTTTGATGAATCAATGGTTCTTCTGAAAGAGGAGCTGTGTTGGGATCTGGATGATGTGGTCACCTTTAAACTCAACATTCGTGGGTCTTCCAGACCCCTGGAGCCAGAGGAAGTAAAAAAGCTTCGTGCATGGAATACTCTAGATTGGTACCTCTATGAGTATTTTAACCGAACCTTCTGGGACAAGGTGGAACGGTTTGGCAAAGAAAAGATGGATAATGAGGTTATGAGATTGAGAGAAAGGAGGCAGCAGTTAGGTGAACTCTGTCTTGAGGATTTGCAGCCAGTAAGGGCAGAGGACATTAAGGAAGATGCCATTAAGCCGTTTCAATTTGGGCAGGAGAAAATCCTAGGCTGGGCCATAAGGAAAGACCTTGAGCCTTACATTCGTAGTCGTTGTGTTCAAATGGTTACTCCTGAGCTGCAATATAAAGACTTATTGGATGCACGCCAATTTCCAGCAGGCTCCCAAAATGGGACACAAACAATAGTGACACCCGCAAGGGTAGCAGTTCGGTGA